A single region of the Leptothrix cholodnii SP-6 genome encodes:
- a CDS encoding NUDIX hydrolase, with amino-acid sequence MLFTHRIKHCRACGTPVQYATPADDNRERAVCPACQTVHYENPLNVVGTVPTWEDRVLLCRRNIEPRRGLWTLPAGFMEMGETTAEGALRETVEEAGAEIELQGLYTVLNVVPAGQLHLFYRARLKHLRFDPGPETIEVGLFSQADLPWNELAFRTVRVTLERYFADRETGQFSIYHGDIR; translated from the coding sequence ATGCTCTTCACGCACCGAATCAAGCATTGCCGCGCCTGCGGCACACCGGTGCAATACGCGACCCCGGCCGACGACAACCGCGAACGCGCGGTCTGCCCCGCCTGCCAGACCGTGCACTACGAAAACCCGCTCAACGTGGTGGGAACGGTGCCGACCTGGGAGGACCGCGTATTGCTGTGCCGCCGCAACATCGAGCCGCGCCGAGGCCTCTGGACGCTGCCGGCCGGTTTCATGGAAATGGGCGAGACCACCGCCGAAGGCGCCCTGCGCGAGACCGTCGAAGAAGCCGGCGCCGAGATCGAGCTGCAAGGCCTCTACACCGTGCTGAACGTGGTGCCGGCCGGCCAGCTTCACCTGTTCTATCGCGCCCGCCTGAAGCACCTGCGCTTCGATCCCGGCCCCGAGACGATCGAGGTCGGCCTGTTCAGCCAGGCCGATCTGCCGTGGAACGAACTCGCCTTCCGCACCGTGCGGGTGACGCTCGAGCGTTATTTCGCCGACCGCGAAACGGGGCAGTTCTCGATCTATCACGGCGACATCCGCTGA
- the maiA gene encoding maleylacetoacetate isomerase, which produces MQLYNYYRSSASFRVRIALALKGLGYDYQPVHLVRNEQLSADYSALSAQRLVPLLVDGDATVSQSLAIIEYLDETHPQPPLLPADALGRARVRSLALDIACEIHPLNNLRVLRYLVKDLGVNEDAKNGWYRHWVEGGLEAVERRLAADAATGTFCHGDQPGLADCVLVPQIFNAQRFDCQIDQLPTITRIFQACMALPAFQAAEPSACPDAET; this is translated from the coding sequence ATGCAGCTCTACAACTACTACCGTTCTTCGGCCTCGTTTCGCGTGCGCATCGCGCTGGCGCTCAAGGGCCTGGGCTACGACTACCAGCCGGTCCATCTGGTGCGCAACGAGCAGCTCTCGGCCGACTATTCGGCCCTGTCGGCGCAGCGGCTGGTGCCGCTGCTGGTCGACGGCGATGCCACCGTCAGCCAGTCGCTCGCGATCATCGAGTATCTCGACGAAACCCATCCGCAGCCGCCGCTGTTGCCCGCCGACGCGCTGGGGCGCGCACGGGTGCGCTCGCTGGCGCTCGACATCGCCTGCGAGATCCACCCGCTCAACAACCTGCGCGTGCTGCGCTACCTCGTCAAGGACCTGGGCGTGAACGAGGACGCCAAGAACGGCTGGTATCGGCACTGGGTCGAGGGCGGGCTCGAGGCGGTCGAGCGCCGCCTGGCCGCCGATGCCGCCACCGGCACCTTCTGCCACGGCGACCAGCCCGGTCTGGCCGACTGCGTGCTGGTGCCGCAGATCTTCAACGCCCAGCGCTTCGATTGCCAGATCGACCAGTTGCCGACGATCACGCGCATCTTCCAGGCCTGCATGGCCTTGCCGGCCTTCCAGGCCGCCGAGCCGTCGGCGTGCCCGGACGCGGAGACCTGA
- the pgeF gene encoding peptidoglycan editing factor PgeF: protein MGAAIGPSTEIDERGLWPRFGHPRVGAYMSTRQGGASTGGFTSFNLRPQIGDDEQAVAANRLRLQGLVGRMSIRVDQVHGAQVHTVLPAHRQSPAETLPVADALVSIQPGTACEIQVADCLPVLFADLGGRVVGAAHAGWRGLAGGVLEACLARVCEQGGMAVDAVEAWLGPCIGPLRFEVGRDVLQAFGQDPSAPGVRFSAAPYAPAGPRWHADLAGLARDRLQAAGVRRLGGNDGSPAWCTVGNPSRFFSYRRDHPTGRMAALIWLDDRGL from the coding sequence ATGGGCGCGGCGATCGGCCCGTCCACCGAGATCGACGAGCGCGGCCTGTGGCCGCGTTTCGGTCATCCGCGCGTGGGCGCCTACATGAGCACCCGGCAAGGCGGCGCCAGCACGGGCGGCTTCACCAGCTTCAACCTGCGGCCGCAGATCGGCGACGACGAGCAGGCCGTGGCCGCCAACCGCCTGCGCTTGCAGGGTCTTGTCGGGCGAATGTCGATCCGGGTCGATCAGGTACACGGCGCGCAGGTGCACACGGTCTTGCCCGCGCACCGGCAATCGCCCGCCGAGACGCTGCCCGTGGCCGATGCCCTGGTATCGATCCAGCCCGGCACAGCCTGCGAGATCCAGGTGGCGGACTGCCTGCCGGTGCTGTTCGCCGATCTCGGCGGCCGGGTCGTGGGTGCCGCTCATGCCGGCTGGCGGGGTCTGGCCGGCGGCGTGCTGGAGGCCTGCCTGGCCCGTGTCTGCGAACAAGGCGGGATGGCGGTCGATGCCGTCGAAGCCTGGCTCGGCCCCTGCATCGGCCCGCTTCGCTTCGAGGTGGGTCGCGACGTCCTGCAGGCATTCGGACAGGACCCGTCGGCGCCCGGCGTGCGTTTCAGTGCTGCGCCCTACGCGCCGGCCGGACCGCGATGGCATGCCGACCTGGCGGGCCTGGCACGCGACCGGCTGCAGGCGGCCGGCGTGCGGCGCCTGGGCGGCAACGACGGCAGCCCCGCCTGGTGCACCGTCGGCAACCCGTCACGGTTCTTCTCGTACCGGCGCGATCACCCGACCGGGCGCATGGCCGCCCTGATCTGGCTCGACGACCGCGGCCTCTGA
- a CDS encoding type I secretion system permease/ATPase, translated as MSDTAASARMGIAAPPASTATPNPAPSDTDRLREDLLYPDPLLDCLLEVCRLHGVSASRASLSAGLPLDDGRLSLALVERAAGRAGMYTRLQRVKANQIDMSTLPTILLLRGNDACVLLGWTKDGDARVLLPETGQGAVVMPRRELVRRYTGVALFVRPHFRFDERTPGVREQRVGHWFWSVVNSQRGVYRDVLWAAFLINLFALAFPIFTMNVYDRVVPNHAVETLWVLSTGLILVLGADLYMRLLRSRFVDEASARIDLQLSATLMERVLGMRLEHRPASVGSFAANLRGYEQVRDFIAASTVTTLIDLPFALLFMLTMLWISPWLLLPVVIAFVLILLTGWVLQGRLHTLSQSTYQASAQRNATLVEALTGIETIKTQAAESVVQSRWERGNQFLASAQVRMRDIANRASYGTSSLVQIVSLAVIVIGVYLISERSLTMGALIACTTLAARALAPAGQIVGLLMQYQGARTALTALDAVMAKPVEREGGQNFLHRREMLGEIELRNVSFAYPGRDDAVLEGVSLRIAPGERVAFIGRVGSGKTTLQKLMLGLYQPTEGAVLIDGIDLRQLDPADVRRNMAYVSQDVTLFYGTLRDNITLGLPYADDQAVLAAADTACLSEFVNRHPRGFDLQVGERGDLLSGGQRQAVGIARAVLHNAPVLLLDEPTSAMDFSTEAQITRKVTDFAEGKTVVLVTHRTSMLALVQRVVVIDGGKVVADGPRDRILEALQSGRIARAA; from the coding sequence ATGAGTGACACCGCAGCGTCCGCCCGGATGGGCATTGCCGCACCGCCCGCCAGCACCGCGACGCCGAACCCTGCGCCGTCCGATACCGACCGCCTGCGCGAAGACCTGCTCTACCCCGACCCGCTGCTCGACTGCCTGCTCGAGGTCTGCCGCCTGCACGGCGTGAGCGCGTCGCGCGCCTCGCTCAGCGCCGGCCTGCCGCTCGACGACGGTCGCCTGAGCCTGGCGCTGGTCGAGCGTGCGGCTGGCCGTGCGGGCATGTACACGCGGTTGCAGCGGGTCAAGGCCAACCAGATCGACATGTCGACGCTGCCGACGATCCTGCTGCTGCGCGGCAACGACGCCTGCGTGCTGCTGGGCTGGACCAAGGACGGCGACGCGCGCGTGCTGCTGCCCGAAACCGGCCAGGGCGCGGTGGTGATGCCGCGGCGCGAACTGGTGCGCCGCTACACCGGCGTGGCGCTGTTCGTGCGGCCGCATTTCCGCTTCGACGAACGCACGCCGGGCGTGCGCGAGCAGCGCGTCGGCCACTGGTTCTGGAGCGTCGTCAACAGCCAGCGCGGCGTCTACCGCGACGTGCTGTGGGCCGCCTTCCTGATCAACCTGTTCGCGCTGGCGTTCCCGATCTTCACGATGAACGTCTACGACCGGGTGGTGCCCAACCATGCGGTCGAGACGCTCTGGGTGCTGTCGACCGGGCTGATCCTGGTGCTCGGCGCCGACCTCTACATGCGCCTGCTGCGCAGCCGTTTCGTCGACGAGGCCAGCGCCCGCATCGACCTGCAGCTGTCGGCCACGCTGATGGAGCGCGTGCTGGGCATGCGGCTCGAACACCGGCCGGCCTCGGTCGGCTCGTTCGCGGCCAACCTGCGCGGCTACGAGCAGGTGCGCGACTTCATCGCTGCCTCCACCGTCACCACGCTGATCGACCTGCCGTTCGCGCTGCTGTTCATGCTGACGATGCTGTGGATCTCGCCCTGGCTGCTGCTGCCGGTGGTGATCGCCTTCGTGCTGATCCTGCTGACCGGCTGGGTGCTGCAGGGGCGCCTGCACACGCTGTCGCAGTCGACCTACCAGGCCAGCGCGCAGCGCAACGCCACGCTGGTCGAGGCCCTGACCGGCATCGAGACCATCAAGACCCAGGCCGCTGAAAGCGTCGTGCAATCGCGCTGGGAGCGCGGCAACCAGTTCCTGGCCAGCGCGCAGGTCCGCATGCGCGACATCGCCAATCGCGCCAGCTACGGCACCAGCTCGCTGGTGCAGATCGTGTCGCTCGCGGTGATCGTGATCGGCGTCTACCTGATCAGCGAGCGGTCGCTGACGATGGGCGCCTTGATCGCCTGCACCACGCTGGCCGCACGGGCGCTGGCACCGGCGGGCCAGATCGTCGGTCTGCTGATGCAGTACCAGGGCGCACGCACCGCGCTGACCGCGCTCGACGCCGTGATGGCCAAGCCGGTCGAACGCGAGGGCGGGCAGAACTTCCTGCACCGCCGCGAGATGCTCGGCGAGATCGAGCTGCGCAACGTCAGCTTCGCCTATCCCGGCCGCGATGACGCGGTGCTCGAAGGTGTCAGCCTGCGCATCGCACCGGGCGAGCGGGTGGCCTTCATCGGCCGCGTCGGCTCGGGCAAGACCACCCTGCAGAAACTCATGCTCGGGCTCTACCAGCCGACCGAGGGCGCGGTGCTGATCGACGGCATCGATCTGCGCCAGCTCGACCCGGCCGACGTGCGCCGCAACATGGCCTACGTGTCGCAGGACGTGACGCTGTTCTACGGCACGCTGCGCGACAACATCACGCTCGGCCTGCCGTATGCCGACGACCAGGCGGTGCTCGCCGCTGCCGACACCGCCTGCCTGAGCGAGTTCGTCAACCGCCACCCGCGCGGCTTCGACCTGCAGGTGGGCGAGCGCGGCGACCTGCTGTCGGGCGGCCAGCGCCAGGCGGTCGGCATCGCGCGTGCGGTGCTGCACAACGCGCCGGTGCTGCTGCTCGACGAGCCCACCAGCGCGATGGACTTCTCGACCGAAGCGCAGATCACCCGCAAGGTGACCGACTTCGCCGAGGGCAAGACCGTCGTCCTGGTCACGCATCGCACCTCGATGCTGGCCCTGGTCCAGCGGGTCGTCGTGATCGACGGCGGCAAGGTGGTGGCAGACGGTCCGCGTGACCGCATCCTGGAGGCCCTGCAATCGGGCCGGATCGCGAGGGCGGCATGA
- the phaC gene encoding class I poly(R)-hydroxyalkanoic acid synthase, translated as MSAFLGQMPGLAGLAGGTNLEESLRQTLAMGGLADLGRAGQQLGSLGSSLGDSLKGFTKLQIPPAELSRIQAEYVQQAAQLWNSALTGAASPAPGDRRFASAEWSSSPMSGFTAALYLLNARTLMQMAESVDGDAKTRARVRFAVQQWIDAAAPSNYLALNPDAQKKALETKGESIALGMQHLIADMRQGHVSQTDESLFEVGRNVATTEGAVVFENELFQLLEYKPLTEQVHERPMLFVPPCINKYYILDLQPDNSVIRYTVAQGHRVFVLSWRNPDESLAAKTWDDYTEDAVIKAIRVVQEIGGTDTIDMLGFCVGGTLLTCALAVLAARGEQPAASVTLLTSFLDFSATGILDLFIDEASVRLREITLGADAPKGPGLLKGKELAATFSFLRPNDLVWNYVVGNYLKGETPPPFDLLYWNSDSTNLPGPMYCWYLRNTYLEDKLKVPGALTVCGEKVDLGKIKAPFYLYASREDHIVPWDSSYLNTRILNGKLRFVMGASGHIAGVINPPTKKKRSHWINDKLPETAQAWLDGATEHAGSWWPDWSEWLKGHAGKLKAAPKTYGNRKYKPIEPAPGRYVKQKV; from the coding sequence ATGAGCGCATTCCTCGGGCAGATGCCTGGGTTGGCCGGCCTTGCGGGCGGCACAAACCTCGAAGAGAGTCTCAGGCAGACCTTGGCGATGGGGGGCCTGGCTGATCTGGGCCGTGCAGGCCAGCAGCTGGGTTCGTTGGGCAGCAGCCTGGGCGATTCGCTCAAGGGCTTCACGAAGCTGCAGATCCCGCCGGCCGAACTGTCGCGCATCCAGGCCGAATACGTGCAGCAGGCCGCGCAACTCTGGAACAGCGCGCTCACCGGAGCCGCCTCGCCGGCCCCGGGCGATCGGCGTTTCGCGTCGGCCGAATGGTCGTCGAGCCCGATGTCGGGCTTCACCGCGGCGCTCTACCTGCTCAATGCGCGCACGCTGATGCAGATGGCCGAATCGGTCGACGGCGATGCCAAGACCCGCGCCCGCGTGCGCTTCGCGGTCCAGCAGTGGATCGATGCGGCGGCGCCGTCCAACTACCTGGCGCTCAACCCGGACGCGCAGAAGAAGGCGCTCGAGACCAAGGGCGAGAGCATCGCGCTGGGCATGCAGCACCTGATCGCCGACATGCGCCAGGGCCATGTCTCGCAGACCGACGAGAGCCTGTTCGAGGTCGGCCGCAACGTCGCCACCACCGAAGGCGCGGTGGTGTTCGAGAACGAGCTCTTCCAGCTGCTCGAATACAAGCCGCTGACCGAGCAGGTCCACGAGCGGCCGATGCTGTTCGTGCCGCCGTGCATCAACAAGTACTACATCCTCGACCTGCAGCCCGACAACTCGGTGATCCGCTACACCGTGGCGCAAGGTCACCGCGTGTTCGTGCTGAGCTGGCGCAACCCCGACGAGAGCCTGGCGGCCAAGACCTGGGACGACTACACCGAAGACGCCGTCATCAAGGCGATCCGCGTGGTGCAGGAAATCGGCGGCACGGACACCATCGACATGCTGGGCTTCTGCGTCGGCGGCACGCTGCTGACCTGCGCGCTGGCGGTGCTGGCCGCACGCGGCGAGCAGCCGGCAGCCAGCGTCACGCTGCTGACGAGCTTCCTCGACTTCAGCGCCACCGGCATCCTCGACCTGTTCATCGACGAGGCCTCGGTGCGGCTGCGCGAGATCACCCTGGGCGCCGACGCGCCCAAGGGCCCCGGGCTGCTCAAGGGCAAGGAACTCGCCGCGACCTTCAGCTTCCTGCGCCCGAACGACCTGGTCTGGAACTACGTCGTCGGCAACTACCTGAAGGGCGAGACGCCGCCGCCGTTCGACCTGCTGTACTGGAACTCCGACAGCACCAACCTGCCGGGTCCGATGTACTGCTGGTACCTGCGCAACACCTACCTCGAGGACAAGCTCAAGGTGCCGGGTGCGCTCACGGTCTGCGGCGAGAAGGTCGACCTCGGCAAGATCAAGGCGCCGTTCTACCTGTACGCATCGCGCGAAGACCACATCGTGCCGTGGGACTCGTCGTACCTGAACACCCGGATCCTGAACGGCAAGCTGCGCTTCGTCATGGGCGCCTCGGGCCACATTGCCGGCGTCATCAATCCGCCGACCAAGAAGAAGCGCAGCCACTGGATCAACGACAAGCTGCCCGAGACCGCGCAAGCCTGGCTTGACGGCGCCACCGAGCATGCCGGCAGCTGGTGGCCGGATTGGTCCGAATGGCTGAAGGGACACGCCGGCAAGCTCAAGGCCGCGCCCAAGACCTACGGCAACCGCAAGTACAAGCCGATCGAGCCGGCACCCGGTCGTTACGTCAAGCAGAAAGTCTGA
- a CDS encoding acetyl-CoA C-acetyltransferase, whose product MSEIVIVAAARTAVGKFGGSLAKVAAPELGATVVRALLERSGLAGEQINEVILGQVLQAGAGQNPARQTVIKSGLPQGVPAMTINKVCGSGLKAVMLAAQAIRDGDSEIVIAGGQENMSASPHVLQGSRDGQRMGDWKMVDSMIVDGLWDVYNQYHMGITAENVAKKYGVTREMQDALALASQQKAAAAQDAGRFKDEIAAVLIPQKKGDALRFEADEFINRKTSADVLGGLRPAFDKAGSVTAGNASGLNDGAAGVMVMSAKKAAALGLTPLARIASYASAGLDPAYMGMGPVPAARKALERAGWKPADLDLLEINEAFAAQACAVHQEMGWDTSKVNVNGGAIAIGHPIGASGCRILVTLLHEMQRRDAKRGIASLCIGGGMGVALTVER is encoded by the coding sequence ATGAGTGAAATCGTCATCGTCGCAGCCGCACGCACTGCTGTCGGCAAGTTTGGTGGCAGCCTGGCCAAGGTTGCCGCACCCGAGCTGGGTGCCACCGTCGTGCGCGCGCTGCTCGAGCGCAGCGGGCTGGCCGGCGAGCAGATCAACGAGGTCATCCTCGGTCAGGTGCTGCAGGCCGGAGCCGGTCAGAACCCGGCGCGCCAGACCGTGATCAAGTCGGGCCTGCCCCAGGGCGTGCCGGCCATGACCATCAACAAGGTCTGCGGTTCGGGCCTGAAGGCCGTGATGCTGGCCGCGCAGGCCATCCGCGACGGCGACAGCGAGATCGTCATCGCCGGCGGCCAGGAGAACATGAGCGCCAGCCCGCACGTGCTGCAGGGCTCGCGCGACGGCCAGCGCATGGGCGACTGGAAGATGGTCGATTCGATGATCGTCGACGGCCTGTGGGACGTCTACAACCAGTACCACATGGGCATCACGGCGGAAAACGTCGCCAAGAAGTACGGCGTCACCCGCGAGATGCAGGATGCGCTGGCACTGGCCTCGCAGCAGAAGGCCGCCGCGGCGCAGGACGCCGGCCGCTTCAAGGACGAGATCGCTGCCGTGCTCATCCCGCAGAAGAAGGGCGACGCCCTGCGCTTCGAAGCCGACGAGTTCATCAACCGCAAGACCAGCGCCGACGTGCTCGGCGGCCTGCGCCCGGCCTTCGACAAGGCCGGCAGCGTCACCGCCGGCAATGCCTCGGGCCTGAACGACGGCGCCGCCGGCGTGATGGTGATGAGCGCCAAGAAGGCGGCCGCGCTGGGCCTGACGCCGCTGGCGCGCATCGCCAGCTACGCCAGTGCCGGCCTCGATCCTGCCTACATGGGCATGGGTCCGGTGCCCGCCGCCCGCAAGGCGCTCGAGCGCGCCGGCTGGAAGCCCGCCGACCTCGATCTGCTCGAGATCAACGAAGCCTTTGCCGCACAGGCCTGCGCCGTGCACCAGGAAATGGGCTGGGACACCAGCAAGGTGAACGTCAACGGTGGCGCCATCGCCATCGGCCACCCGATCGGCGCATCCGGTTGCCGCATCCTGGTCACGCTGCTGCACGAAATGCAGCGCCGTGATGCCAAGCGCGGCATCGCCTCGCTGTGCATCGGCGGCGGCATGGGCGTGGCGCTGACGGTCGAACGCTGA
- a CDS encoding HlyD family type I secretion periplasmic adaptor subunit has protein sequence MNEKLQRGLEGARTVLACAARKLVGTTVASADKAQTTPGFEFEAAELMSREQTARAQLIVRAAVLVTLVLLAWAAIAEIDEITRGDGKVIPSRQLQVVQSYDGGVVTEILVREGDQVEEGQLLLRVDETRATSGVRESAAQAFALRVRLARLKALAEGGAFLPPAPRAGDAEELRIVDEERNLYQSRASELQAMLSINRQQLTQRQQELSEAQARRSSAQRTLELSRQELNKTRPLLASGAISEVEVLRLDRDVSRSRGEVEQLTAQIARVQASIGEAQRKTQETELSFRNEARRDLSDVLGRLNALNQGAVALADRVSKAQVKSPVRGRVQRLLANTVGGVVQPGKDIVEIVPLDDALVLEAKVQPKDIAFIHPGQAATVKFSAYDFSIYGGLDALVENISPDTQVDERGNAFYLVRVRTTQPNFGDQQPIIPGMTASVDILTGKKSVLSYLLKPILKAGAYALRER, from the coding sequence ATGAACGAGAAACTGCAGCGCGGGCTCGAAGGCGCCCGCACCGTGCTGGCCTGCGCCGCGCGCAAGCTGGTCGGAACCACCGTGGCCAGCGCCGACAAGGCACAGACCACGCCCGGCTTCGAGTTCGAGGCCGCCGAGCTGATGTCGCGCGAGCAGACCGCCCGCGCCCAGCTGATCGTGCGTGCCGCCGTGCTGGTCACGCTGGTGCTGCTGGCCTGGGCCGCGATCGCCGAGATCGACGAGATCACCCGCGGCGACGGCAAGGTGATCCCGTCGCGCCAGCTGCAGGTGGTGCAGTCGTACGACGGCGGGGTGGTCACCGAGATCCTGGTGCGCGAGGGCGATCAGGTCGAAGAGGGCCAGCTGCTGCTGCGGGTCGACGAGACCCGCGCCACTTCGGGCGTGCGCGAAAGCGCCGCCCAGGCCTTTGCGCTGCGCGTGCGACTGGCGCGCCTGAAAGCCCTGGCCGAAGGCGGCGCCTTCCTGCCGCCGGCGCCGCGGGCCGGCGACGCGGAGGAGCTGCGCATCGTCGACGAAGAGCGCAACCTCTACCAGTCGCGCGCGTCCGAGCTGCAGGCGATGCTGTCGATCAACCGCCAGCAGCTCACGCAGCGCCAGCAGGAATTGAGCGAAGCCCAGGCGCGGCGGTCCTCGGCGCAGCGCACGCTCGAGCTGTCGCGCCAGGAACTGAACAAGACCCGCCCGCTGCTGGCCTCGGGTGCGATCTCCGAGGTCGAGGTGCTGAGGCTCGATCGCGACGTCAGCCGCAGCCGCGGCGAGGTCGAGCAGCTGACCGCGCAGATCGCCCGCGTCCAGGCGTCGATCGGCGAGGCGCAGCGCAAGACGCAGGAAACCGAGTTGTCTTTTCGCAACGAGGCCCGGCGTGACCTGTCGGACGTGCTCGGTCGTCTGAATGCCCTCAATCAGGGGGCCGTGGCCCTGGCCGACCGGGTCAGCAAGGCGCAGGTCAAGTCGCCCGTGCGCGGGCGGGTGCAGCGGCTGCTCGCCAACACGGTGGGCGGCGTGGTGCAGCCGGGCAAGGACATCGTCGAGATCGTGCCGCTCGACGACGCCCTGGTGCTCGAAGCCAAGGTGCAGCCGAAGGACATCGCCTTCATCCACCCCGGCCAGGCCGCCACCGTCAAGTTCAGCGCCTACGATTTCTCGATCTACGGCGGCCTCGACGCGCTGGTCGAGAACATCAGCCCCGACACCCAGGTCGACGAACGCGGCAACGCCTTCTACCTGGTGAGGGTGCGCACCACGCAGCCGAACTTCGGCGACCAGCAGCCCATCATTCCGGGCATGACGGCTTCGGTGGACATCCTGACGGGCAAGAAGTCGGTGCTGTCCTACCTGCTCAAGCCGATCCTGAAAGCCGGGGCCTACGCCTTGCGGGAGCGCTGA